One Scyliorhinus canicula chromosome 14, sScyCan1.1, whole genome shotgun sequence genomic region harbors:
- the spry2 gene encoding protein sprouty homolog 2, whose amino-acid sequence MDTRTQNGSGSPALLQLLRDSGRQHVEPDPRDVQPQQVQVLSLDQIRIIRATNEYTEGPTVAPRPGSKSVHRPPSQHKNERMSGLNNDQEHQRLNSRSQHHHVHSSSRTPLIRSTSTVSSGSRNSTRTSTSSTSSDQRLLGHSSSPDHHVFEQIVRVQPKSEFKSDELKPLGKEELGKHIYRCEDCGKCKCEECTYPRTLPSYWLCDKRCVCSAQNAVEYGTCVCFVKGVFYHCSNYDDEDSCADNPCSCSQSHCCVRWSAMGLMSLFMPCLWCYLPAKGCLKLCQGCYDRINRPGCRCKNSNTVCCKAPSLPPRNLEKPS is encoded by the coding sequence ATGGATACGCGAACTCAAAATGGCAGTGGTTCTCCAGCCCTGCTGCAGTTGCTGCGTGACAGCGGAAGGCAACACGTGGAACCTGACCCCAGGGATGTACAGCCACAGCAGGTTCAAGTGTTGTCGCTCGATCAGATCCGAATTATAAGAGCCACTAATGAGTACACAGAAGGACCTACTGTTGCTCCAAGGCCTGGGAGCAAGTCTGTGCACCGACCGCCCTCGCAACACAAAAATGAGAGAATGTCTGGATTAAATAATGACCAAGAGCATCAGCGGTTGAACAGCCGTAGTCAGCATCATCACGTGCATTCTTCATCGAGGACACCTTTAATCCGGTCAACTAGCACTGTGAGTAGCGGTTCTCGGAATAGCACAAGGACAAGTACCAGCAGTACGTCTTCAGACCAGAGACTTCTGGGACATTCGTCCTCTCCGGACCATCATGTCTTTGAGCAGATCGTCAGGGTACAGCCCAAATCGGAATTTAAATCTGATGAACTGAAGCCTCTGGGGAAAGAAGAATTGGGCAAGCACATCTACCGATGTGAAGACTGCGGGAAGTGCAAGTGTGAGGAATGCACTTATCCAAGGACTCTACCTTCCTATTGGCTCTGTGATAAGCGGTGCGTTTGCTCTGCGCAGAACGCAGTGGAGTATGGGACTTGCGTCTGCTTTGTGAAGGGTGTCTTTTACCACTGCTCAAACTATGACGACGAAGACAGCTGCGCGGATAATCCGTGCTCCTGCAGCCAGTCGCATTGCTGTGTCCGGTGGTCAGCCATGGGCCTTATGTCCCTCTTTATGCCCTGCCTGTGGTGTTACCTGCCTGCCAAGGGCTGCCTTAAGTTGTGCCAGGGGTGCTACGATAGGATTAACCGTCCTGGGTGTCGTTGCAAAAATTCAAACACCGTTTGCTGCAaggctcccagtttacctcctcGGAACCTTGAAAAGCCCTCCTAG